Genomic segment of SAR202 cluster bacterium:
CTAATTATTCGATGCCGCGGTTATGGGGGATTTGTGCGGATGGGGTATACCGAGTGGATGGATAGGCCGGGCAGCAAGATGATCATCGATGCCCTTGTGGAAAAAGGGTTTGCTGTGGCTGGCTCCGACCTGTCCGGCGATCACTGGGGGAGGCCGGCGGGTGTGGCGGCCAACGTGTCGCTGTACAACTTCCTTATGGACAATACTAACGTCGATGCGGCAAGGGTAGGTATGTTTACGGGTGCGGGTATGGGCGGAACGGCTTTGTGGAATTCGGTCATCGGGCCGTTGCACGGCAAAGTGAAAGGCGTGGTGATGCTTCAGGCGGTGGTGTCGCTGGCGGGGATGTTTCCGGCATGGCGTCGAAACGTAATGGAGGCTTACGGTCTGGCGCTGAACACGGACGACGCCGTCGCCATCGCCAGCCTAGCGCAGAACGACCCGCTATTGCAGACTCAGAACCTGCTTTCGGTCAAGGGCGCCGCCTTCACGAAAGGATTGCCGGAGGTGTACTGGCTGCACGGTGAGAAGGACAAGCCGGTAAATTATGAGGCCAACGCGGCAGCGCTGACGCGGCTGTTAAAGAAGCATGGGGTAGCATGCACGCTCAAGGGCTACAAAGATAAGGGGCACGACCTTCACCTGATGCCTGAGGAGATGACGAAGCTGATTACAGCGTTCTTCGTTAAGATACTGGATTAGCCAACGCCTCGCTAAAGAAAAGAGGGAGACGTGACATAGCGCGTCTCCCTCTTTTCTTTGACCTAGCGGTTCTAGTTGGTCCGCATGTTGTAGAGGCGAATGCAGTTGTCTCGAGTTATCTTGCGCTTCACGCGGTCGGGGATGCCGGCGAAGTTATCGTCAACAATCTTCCTGGAGTTGGGGAAGGTGGACTGGGCGTGGGGATAGTCGCTGGCCCAGGCGTAGTTGTCTTCGCCGAAGTAGTCGTAGAGGCGGACACCGACGGGATCGTCCATGTAGGTGACGAAGAATTGACGCTTGGCATACTCGGTGGGGTACATTTTCAGGGTGGTGGGGTTGGAGTACTTGGCCTTGTCGTGGAAGTGGTCGGCGCGATAGAGGAAGTGAGGCACCCAGCCAATGTCATTTTCTGCGGAAACAATCTTCAGGTTGGGATGCCGCTCGAAGGCGCCGGAGAACATGATCTCGGTGAGGGAACGCTGGACTTCGTGGATAATGCTGATGGCGCGGAGGTAGTGGTTCTGCTTGAACTTGCCGACGTTGCGGCTCTCCTCGCCGTGGCCGGTGAGGATGTGGAGGCTGATGGGCATGTCCAGTTCGGCGGCGGCGGCCCACAGGGGTTCGTACTTGGGGTCGGCGTAGCTGACGCCGTCGGGCGGGGAAGCCATGATGAGGGCGCCGCGAAGGCCCAGGTCGGCGCAGCGTCGCAGCTCTGTGACGCCAGCCTCGACATCCAGCAGGGAGATAAGGCCCAGGCCAATGAACCGCTTTTTGTCGAAGCTGCAGTACTCGGCAATCCAGGTGTTGAAGGCGCGGAAGAGGGCCTGCTGGTAGGGGGCGTCGGTGAGGCGGAAGAGTCGGAAGCCCAGGGTGGTGTAGATAATCTCGGCCTCGACGCCATCAACCTCAATCTCCTTCTGGCGCTCGGAGGGTATGTATGCGCCCAGGGGGCACTGGTCTTTGACCGAGGCCTCTTCCAGCATCTTCTTTAGCTCTTCCGGCGACGCGCCGGCGGAAAAGCCGCCGCCGACTTTCTCCGGCTCCTGGCCGGGGACGACGAAGAAATCGCCCTTCTTGTCGCCAGGGTTGGTGACAATTCGTGGGGCTCGGTCTCGGAAGGAGGGGTCGATATAATCAACCCACATATTGCGAGGCTCGAAGACGTGGGAATCCGCCGAAATCAACTTGAAGTTGGGCATAACGCCTCCTAAGTCCAGCTCTTCTGGCCCAATATTAGATTGAGGTGCGGGGGATGTCAACGAACCTAGTCTTTGCTTGCCGCCAGGGTCTCCAAATCCTCCTTTAGGTTTTTCAAATCATACTGCACGGCTATTTTGTCTCGTCTGACGTATTCCATCATCTCCCAAATAGAAACGCCGGATTCCTGGGCGGCACGTGCCATGGATATTTTGCCTTTGCCATAGAGAGAGGCATAATGGCTAAGTTTCCAGTCGCCGACAGCCCGCGCAAGAAGTTTTCTTACTGTGGTGGAACGATCTGTCTGCTCCACACTTTCTATAGTTTCTAAGTCACGTAACAATTCCTCAGGAAGCCTTGAGGCTACCATGCGCTCTTTTCTCATTTACTTCACTCCTTGGCTCGGCGGAGTACCTCAGTTATAACACTTGGAGATATCCACAAAATTCCGCTTAAATCCAGAATACTGACTTCCAGTTCTCCTAGAGTCATCTTGTTGCTGAACCGCCCTTGGAGCAAAATCCCCGCAGTTCCAATTACTTTGGCCCCATACGCTTTCGCGGTGGCTCTGGCTTCTAAGTCGTCTGCTGCAAGCCATATCCTTCGACTCACCGCCACGCCAATAGATTCTGCCTCACCCATGTGAAGCCTGGTGTTCCTGGCAAATTTTTCTGCCAGTTGCATCTCGCGCTTTGTAAGCTCAGT
This window contains:
- a CDS encoding amidohydrolase yields the protein MPNFKLISADSHVFEPRNMWVDYIDPSFRDRAPRIVTNPGDKKGDFFVVPGQEPEKVGGGFSAGASPEELKKMLEEASVKDQCPLGAYIPSERQKEIEVDGVEAEIIYTTLGFRLFRLTDAPYQQALFRAFNTWIAEYCSFDKKRFIGLGLISLLDVEAGVTELRRCADLGLRGALIMASPPDGVSYADPKYEPLWAAAAELDMPISLHILTGHGEESRNVGKFKQNHYLRAISIIHEVQRSLTEIMFSGAFERHPNLKIVSAENDIGWVPHFLYRADHFHDKAKYSNPTTLKMYPTEYAKRQFFVTYMDDPVGVRLYDYFGEDNYAWASDYPHAQSTFPNSRKIVDDNFAGIPDRVKRKITRDNCIRLYNMRTN